The segment ACTGCCGACTGTTCGCGGAATCCCGCGAGTGGGTGGTGGTCGATGTGTTCACCGACGCTGGCCAGCTGCCTGCTCTAGACGCACGGCCGGGTTGGCGCTCGGTGCAAGGCGTCCTCGCGGCCGGTACCGCGCGGGGCGTGGTGACGTGGACCCGTTCGATGGTGGCCAACGACGCCCAGGCGTGGGAGCACCAGGCTGTGCTCGTCGGCGAATTGGGCTGGTTCCTGGTGGCCGGGGCGCTCGATACCCCCGGCCAGTCCCTCTACAGCCGGGGCGCACCGGGCCAGCTGCCCGCCAGCCGTCGCTCTGGAACGCGCCGTGCGCCGGGCGGGAGTGGTCCCTACCCCAAGCCCGCGCCCGGCCTCGGCAGTCCGTGACCCGCGCACGTACCGCGCCCGGCCGATTCTCCCTCCGCCCCCACCGCCCCCTCACTTTCTGGCCAAGGAGTAACCGTGCAGCCACACCCGCAGCCGCCCTTCCTCGATCGCCTGGTGACCGGGACTTCCGGCGCTGTCGCTGCCGTCCACGTCAGCCCGGAAGGTCTTGTCCTGGGTACCTCGCCCGGGGTTGACCGCGACCAGGCCGACAGGTGGGCCGCGCTGATGTCGGCGCTGGGGTCCGTGAGCGCCCGCAGCATCAGCATCGCCGGCGAACTCGCCTCCAGCACGCACCCGTGGGGCCACAGCGTGATCGAAGACCGTCACGGCCAGACCCTCACCCTGGTGGGCGTGCCCGATCAGTCGATGCTCGCTGTGGTCGGGTCCAAGGGCGCGGACCTGGGCGAGATCGCAGGCCAGATGATCGAACTCGCCGACCAGGGCCTCCCGGCGCCGGTGGCGGCGTGAACGCGACACCGGCACGGCGTACGACGTGCCCGATCCTGCTGCCCGATGTCCTGCTGGCCCCGCACTTCCCCGACCCGAGCAGCCCCGGGATGGCCGGGCTCGTCTGCTACCTCGCTCGGCGCGGGGCCAGGGTCACTGTCTCGACCGGTCCGGACGGCCGCCGCACCGAGTTGCTCGGGCGGCTGGAGCGTGCGGGGGCCATGTTGCACCCCGTGGTGCCGGGCACGACGACCTCGCTCGTGTGGGGTGGGGACGACGCGGCGGTGCCGGAGATCCTGGAGCTGGCGACGGGCCAGGGCCTGCCAACGCTGGGGCATTCCCGTGCGGTGGAGCTGCTGGCCGGCTCGGCGTCCGCTGTCGTGGCGGTCGTCGGCAGCCATTCCACCGCGACGGCCGCCGCCGCGCTGACGTGCGCGCTAACCGTTCGTGACCCGGGCTGGATTCTCAACACCGCACCGGCCGGCGACACGCCCGGCTACGACGGCGGCGGGGAGGTCCTGGTGATGGACCTGGGCATCGACCCGGCCCTGCACGAGGCCGCCCCTCCGGACCAGCAGCACCGGCCCCTCGGAGCGGGTGTGAACCCGGCGGTCACCCTGGTCACCGCCGTGGACGCGGCACCCCCGGCGTTTGCCACCCGCAAGCAGGCGCTGGACGACATCGAGGCGCTGGCCCGCCGCAGCGGGAGCGTGGTGGTGTGGTCCGGCCAGCCGGGCTGCACGGAGCTGCTGGAGCGACTTCACCGGCAGCCGGGCCCGCGGGTGGTGACGGTCGGCCGAGGTGAAGATCCGGACGTCGCGGTCCTCGGGCTGTTGTGGAGCGGTGTGGACCACCGGCTCACCGTCGAGGCTGGCGGCGAGCGGTTCACCGTCACCGTGCCCGTCGTCAGCACCACGGCCGCGCTCGGCGTCGCGGCGGCGTTCGCGGCTGGCTTCGCGCTCGGCGTGTCCGGTGCCGACCTCACAGACGGACTCGGGGCGTTCCCCGGGGTCGAGCGGTCGCTGACCCGCCTGGGCACGGTCGGTGAGATCACCGTGATGGAGTCCATCGCGCAGCACCCGGAGGAGATCGCGGCCGACCTCCAAGGAGCACGGATGCTCACCGAAGGCTCCGTGATCGCGGTGTTCGAGCCGGTCGGCCACCTGCGCACCGTCGCGCTCGCCGAACGGATCGCCGAGGCCCTGGCGGAGACCAACCACACGGTGCTGCTGCCCGTCCTCTCCACCCCGGGCCGGTCCCAGCGCCGCACCGACGGCACCGAGGCCCTGGCCCAAGCGGACGTTCGGGGCGCTCTCGTGATCCCCGAGCCCGGACCGTGCCAGATGAGTGCCGAAGACCTGGCCGTCTCCCTCGTCCACCCCGGCGACCTGATCCTGACCATCGGCCCCGAGGCCGCCCGCCGCAGCGGCCCTCGGCTGCTGGCCGCGCTCGACCGGCCCCAGCCCGCCGAATAGCCACGCCCGCACCACCCACCTTCCGCTCGTACTCGCCACGAGGAGTTTCGCCATGCCCGAAACCCTGCCCCAGCGGCCCGACCTGTCCGCTGCCGAAATCGTCCTGCTGCGGCAGGTGGCCGGCGGACACCTGAACGCCGCGGTCAGCCGTGCCACCGGCATCCCCGAGAAGGAGGTCACCGCTGCCATCACCGCGCTGACGGCCAAGCTCGGCACGGCGCACCGCCACCGCGCCGCCGCCCTCGGCGTCGGCTGGGGATGGGTGCGTGAGCAGGACGTGCCCGTGAGCCACCCCACCGGCATCACGCTGCCCGCCCAGCAGAAGGCGGTCCTCACCGGCCTGGTCGCAGGGGAGGAGCCGAAGGAGACGGCGACGCGACTCGGCCTGACCGAGGGCACCGTGCGCAACTACGTGCAGAAGATCCTCGCCGCCCTTGGTGCTCGCTCCCGGCAGCAGGCGGCGGCCAGGGCTCTGCTCACGGGCATCGCGCCCCTTAGCGCCCTGGGCGACGGCTGGCCGGACACCACCCTCGGCGCGGCCGACGTCGACACCGAGCAGTCGGCCGGGGCGAGCTGATGTCCAGCACCCGGGTCTGGGCGCTGCTGCTCGGCGGGTCGGCCTGCCTGCTGCTGGCGCTGGCGACCGGAGCGGCGACCACGGCGGCACTTCGGTACGGACACTCCGTCCGCGGACCGGCGGTGCTGGCCGCCGCCACCTACGCCACCGGCGTGGTCTTGCTGCTGGCCGCCCGCTTGCTCGGCGGTGGTCGCGCTCCGGAACCGGGCCGGTGAGCGCCGACGGTGCGCGGGGGAAGCTGACCGCGCAGCAGACCGCCGTCCTGGA is part of the Kitasatospora cineracea genome and harbors:
- a CDS encoding roadblock/LC7 domain-containing protein produces the protein MQPHPQPPFLDRLVTGTSGAVAAVHVSPEGLVLGTSPGVDRDQADRWAALMSALGSVSARSISIAGELASSTHPWGHSVIEDRHGQTLTLVGVPDQSMLAVVGSKGADLGEIAGQMIELADQGLPAPVAA
- a CDS encoding helix-turn-helix transcriptional regulator → MPETLPQRPDLSAAEIVLLRQVAGGHLNAAVSRATGIPEKEVTAAITALTAKLGTAHRHRAAALGVGWGWVREQDVPVSHPTGITLPAQQKAVLTGLVAGEEPKETATRLGLTEGTVRNYVQKILAALGARSRQQAAARALLTGIAPLSALGDGWPDTTLGAADVDTEQSAGAS